One window of Gloeocapsa sp. PCC 73106 genomic DNA carries:
- a CDS encoding DUF2605 domain-containing protein translates to MSSSQPTDHKLLKEILEPLLEDFQYWFSRSRTLLESERISFFSEQEQTELLDRVKQYQQEVSTAQMLFQMTNGQVGIEASMLVPWHRLVTECWQVAMKWRSVKEANTDFNGQNH, encoded by the coding sequence ATGTCATCGTCTCAACCTACTGATCATAAATTGCTTAAGGAAATTTTAGAACCCCTATTAGAGGATTTCCAATACTGGTTCTCGCGATCGCGTACTCTATTAGAATCTGAACGAATTAGCTTTTTTTCCGAACAAGAGCAGACAGAACTCCTAGATAGAGTCAAGCAGTACCAACAAGAGGTAAGCACTGCTCAGATGCTCTTCCAAATGACTAACGGTCAAGTGGGTATCGAAGCTTCTATGTTAGTTCCTTGGCACCGATTAGTTACAGAATGTTGGCAAGTAGCTATGAAGTGGCGTTCTGTCAAGGAAGCTAATACCGATTTCAATGGTCAAAATCACTAA
- a CDS encoding Npun_F5749 family FMN-dependent PPOX-type flavoprotein, which yields MSLAPWRSLLAHALYRNRSLPNARYLQLATIGLDGRPRNRTVVFRGFLASTDQLQIVTDSRSQKVLEINHQPWGEVCWYFPKTREQFRLAGQLTLVSHQTTDPILQSARFLAWQQLSDLARIQFAWPTPKHPLNTEKEAFQPPLPDKDQPLIHFCLLLLDPLEVDHLELRGEPQNRCLYSLDHRQNWVCEMVNP from the coding sequence ATGTCCCTAGCACCTTGGCGATCGCTCTTAGCTCACGCTCTATATCGTAATCGTAGTTTACCCAATGCTCGTTATTTACAGCTAGCGACAATAGGACTAGATGGACGTCCTCGCAACCGTACGGTTGTTTTCCGGGGGTTTTTAGCCTCGACAGACCAATTGCAGATAGTTACAGATAGTCGTAGTCAAAAAGTCTTAGAAATTAATCATCAACCCTGGGGTGAAGTCTGTTGGTATTTTCCCAAAACCCGAGAACAGTTTCGTCTAGCAGGTCAACTAACTCTAGTTTCCCACCAAACTACAGACCCCATTTTACAGTCTGCCCGATTTTTAGCTTGGCAACAACTCTCAGACTTAGCTAGAATACAGTTCGCTTGGCCCACACCCAAACATCCTTTAAACACAGAAAAAGAGGCGTTTCAACCGCCCCTTCCCGATAAGGATCAACCTTTGATTCATTTTTGTCTGTTGTTATTAGATCCTTTAGAAGTTGATCATTTAGAATTACGAGGAGAACCACAAAATCGTTGCTTATACAGTCTCGATCACCGACAGAACTGGGTATGTGAGATGGTCAACCCCTAG
- a CDS encoding DUF2973 domain-containing protein: MLHLLYILAFTVIAFLAISNLIRSLINVSYASTRSYPNQETKQTNFVTHPELIDDRGRVIKEPLLVMRSVSVEDARQKLDALYNASPSQPRQDQDEE; encoded by the coding sequence ATGCTACACCTATTATATATTCTGGCCTTTACGGTCATTGCTTTTTTAGCCATCAGTAATTTAATCCGCAGTTTAATCAACGTTAGCTATGCCTCCACGCGTAGTTATCCGAATCAGGAAACGAAACAGACCAATTTTGTGACTCATCCTGAATTAATCGATGACCGGGGACGTGTAATTAAAGAGCCATTACTAGTGATGCGCTCGGTTTCCGTAGAAGATGCTAGACAAAAACTCGACGCTCTTTATAATGCTTCTCCTAGTCAACCTCGTCAAGATCAAGACGAAGAATAA
- a CDS encoding RnfABCDGE type electron transport complex subunit D — protein sequence MRDPRDLQIFLLTSFLTLGVINRDWTLNLNLMGILCLSTLSTQVICSLLVKTDKIAWRSALITTLSLILLLRADSYLTMYLAGSLAIASKFLLRSPQKHFFNPANFGIISAMVLRPDAWVSTGQWGTDYWYLLLFLSTGMMILNKVGRIDTVASFLLAYISLILGRNLWLGWSWDVIEHQLTSGSLLLFAFFMITDPRSTPNAPISRVIWGLSLAVITVILQSFWFIPTAVFWSLFILSPFTVFLDWVWSAPKFNWQNNETPSISN from the coding sequence ATGCGAGACCCCAGAGATCTACAAATTTTTTTACTGACAAGTTTTTTGACTTTAGGCGTAATCAACCGCGATTGGACTTTGAATCTTAATTTAATGGGAATATTATGCTTAAGCACCCTATCAACCCAGGTAATTTGCTCTCTATTAGTTAAAACCGACAAAATAGCTTGGCGTAGTGCCCTAATTACGACCTTAAGTTTAATTTTACTCCTGCGTGCTGACAGTTATCTCACCATGTACTTAGCGGGGAGTTTGGCCATTGCTAGTAAATTTTTGTTACGCTCTCCTCAGAAACATTTTTTTAATCCTGCTAATTTTGGCATAATTAGCGCTATGGTACTTCGTCCTGACGCTTGGGTTTCAACCGGACAGTGGGGGACAGATTACTGGTATTTGCTCCTATTTCTGAGTACTGGGATGATGATTCTAAACAAAGTGGGACGAATAGATACTGTAGCTAGCTTTCTGTTAGCTTATATCAGCTTAATCTTAGGGCGTAATCTTTGGTTAGGTTGGAGTTGGGACGTAATTGAACATCAACTGACTAGTGGTTCATTACTACTATTTGCATTTTTTATGATTACCGATCCTCGTTCCACTCCTAATGCACCCATTAGCAGGGTTATCTGGGGATTATCCCTAGCAGTAATTACTGTTATATTACAAAGCTTCTGGTTTATACCTACTGCTGTGTTTTGGTCCTTGTTTATTCTCTCTCCCTTTACTGTTTTCTTAGATTGGGTTTGGTCAGCACCAAAATTTAATTGGCAAAATAATGAAACTCCTAGCATTAGTAATTAG
- a CDS encoding DUF1517 domain-containing protein codes for MFLKGLGFWFKLLLIVALLGFGDGEEALARRTGGRVGGGAIRTAPRSAPTRTGQPGGTVAPRGGGFGFPFLLPFFFTGGGFGSLFSVLIFMALLGFLLNVARSFANQAAIVPKVEITVAQVQVGLLAIARELQPELNQIARQADATTGMGRATLVQEVTLALLRHPQYWVYGATEVKIGDVTTAEAKFNQLALAQRSKFSEETLVNYDNQLTEKTNTVVTETDPGKYILVTIVIGVEGKLELAEVNGESDLRQALQQVGSVSSDRLIAIEILWTPQAEGDALTSDDLLEQYPNLKLI; via the coding sequence ATGTTTTTAAAAGGATTAGGATTTTGGTTCAAACTATTATTAATAGTTGCTCTATTAGGGTTTGGAGATGGAGAGGAAGCATTGGCGCGACGCACTGGGGGAAGAGTGGGTGGTGGTGCTATTCGTACTGCTCCTAGGAGTGCTCCAACGCGCACGGGTCAACCTGGAGGTACCGTCGCTCCTAGGGGAGGGGGTTTTGGTTTTCCCTTTTTATTACCCTTTTTCTTCACGGGTGGGGGTTTTGGCAGCTTGTTTAGTGTGCTGATATTTATGGCTCTGCTCGGTTTTTTGTTGAATGTAGCGCGTAGTTTTGCCAATCAAGCAGCTATTGTGCCCAAAGTGGAAATAACGGTAGCACAGGTACAGGTGGGTTTGTTGGCGATCGCTAGGGAATTACAACCGGAGTTAAATCAAATCGCGCGCCAAGCTGATGCTACCACGGGAATGGGTAGAGCGACACTAGTACAAGAGGTCACGCTAGCTCTGTTGCGTCACCCACAATATTGGGTATATGGTGCAACAGAAGTTAAAATCGGCGATGTGACAACCGCTGAAGCCAAATTTAACCAGCTAGCTTTAGCTCAACGCAGCAAATTTAGTGAAGAAACTTTAGTTAACTATGACAATCAACTGACAGAAAAGACTAATACGGTGGTCACCGAAACAGATCCTGGTAAGTATATTCTGGTGACGATTGTAATTGGAGTAGAAGGAAAACTAGAATTGGCGGAAGTTAATGGAGAGTCAGACTTACGTCAAGCTTTACAACAAGTCGGTAGTGTGTCGAGCGATCGCCTCATCGCGATTGAAATACTCTGGACTCCCCAAGCAGAGGGTGACGCTCTTACCTCTGATGATTTATTGGAGCAATACCCCAATTTAAAACTGATTTAA
- the cysE gene encoding serine O-acetyltransferase encodes MLSTLIADFRIIFERDPAARNWLEVLLCYPGLQALCFHRLSYWLNQRGIPLIPRLISHLARFLTGIEIHPGAEIGKGVFIDHGMGVVIGETAIVGDYTLIYQGVTLGGTGKESGKRHPTIGKNVVIGAGAKVLGNLQIGNNVRIGAGSVVLRDVPSDCTVVGIPGRIIYRSGVKIDPLEHGNLPDSEAAVIRALVDRIESLEQQVQELKETQAEKKHRVSNLASEYCSIKDKDIREFLDGTGI; translated from the coding sequence GTGCTGTCTACCCTCATCGCTGACTTCCGCATTATCTTTGAGAGAGATCCCGCAGCTCGTAACTGGTTAGAAGTTCTTCTTTGTTATCCTGGTTTACAAGCGCTGTGTTTTCACCGTTTATCTTATTGGTTAAACCAAAGAGGAATTCCCTTGATACCCAGGTTAATTTCTCATTTAGCTCGTTTTCTGACTGGTATCGAAATACATCCGGGTGCTGAAATCGGTAAAGGAGTATTTATAGATCACGGTATGGGCGTAGTTATAGGCGAAACTGCTATTGTTGGTGACTACACTCTCATTTACCAAGGTGTCACCTTAGGTGGAACGGGTAAAGAAAGTGGTAAACGTCATCCTACTATTGGTAAGAATGTAGTAATAGGCGCCGGTGCTAAGGTTTTGGGTAATCTTCAAATTGGCAATAACGTGCGTATTGGTGCAGGTTCGGTAGTTTTACGAGATGTCCCCTCTGATTGTACTGTCGTGGGGATTCCTGGTCGAATTATCTATCGTTCTGGGGTCAAAATCGATCCCTTAGAACATGGCAATCTTCCCGATTCGGAAGCTGCAGTCATTCGCGCTTTGGTAGATCGCATTGAGTCTTTGGAACAACAGGTTCAAGAACTTAAAGAGACTCAAGCTGAAAAGAAACATCGGGTAAGTAATCTAGCTTCGGAATATTGTTCTATCAAGGACAAGGATATTAGAGAATTTCTGGACGGAACGGGTATTTAG
- a CDS encoding DUF2330 domain-containing protein — MKLLALVISSILSLTWLIQPVWAFCGFYVAKADSQLYNQASQVIIARDGDRTILTMANDYQGEVQDFAMVVPVPVVLEPEQVRIGEAKILERLDAFSAPRLVEYFDGNPCEVVREFQGVPAPASSAADSAARRESNSLGVTVERSFSVGEYDILILSAQDSSGLETWLRQNGYQIPRGAREVLRPYIRQNLKFFVAKVNLAEYASTGFQSLRPLMIAYESPRFMLPIRLGMLNAQGAQELIIYLLSPLGQVQLTNYRTVKMPSDVELPEFIQQKFNNFYTSMFTRKHSEENQNIAFLEYAWNMSSCDPCAADPLNPEELKQAGVFWLDSKPDVFITRLHLRYTRDKFPEDLQFQATANQDLFQGRYIIRHPYNGEMDCQEASSYRSSVRSRQETEAQTLAQLTGWSVEEIREQIDFFQPEEVETKPWWGF; from the coding sequence ATGAAACTCCTAGCATTAGTAATTAGTTCGATATTGAGTTTAACTTGGTTAATTCAACCAGTTTGGGCTTTTTGTGGCTTCTACGTCGCTAAAGCAGACAGTCAACTGTATAACCAAGCTTCTCAGGTAATTATCGCCAGAGACGGCGATCGCACAATTCTGACTATGGCCAACGATTACCAAGGCGAGGTTCAAGACTTTGCCATGGTAGTACCTGTACCAGTGGTCTTAGAACCAGAACAAGTTAGAATTGGCGAGGCTAAGATTCTAGAACGTCTAGACGCATTTAGCGCTCCTAGATTGGTAGAATATTTCGATGGCAACCCATGTGAAGTAGTACGAGAGTTTCAAGGTGTACCCGCCCCCGCCAGCAGCGCCGCCGATAGTGCAGCCAGAAGGGAAAGTAACAGCCTTGGGGTAACCGTAGAAAGAAGTTTCAGCGTTGGAGAATACGATATCTTAATCCTGAGTGCTCAAGACTCTAGCGGTTTAGAAACTTGGTTGAGACAAAATGGCTACCAAATTCCCCGAGGAGCGAGGGAAGTACTGCGCCCCTATATTCGACAAAACTTAAAATTTTTCGTAGCTAAAGTTAATTTAGCAGAATACGCTAGCACAGGCTTTCAATCTCTACGTCCTTTGATGATCGCCTACGAATCACCCCGGTTCATGTTACCGATTCGTTTGGGAATGTTGAACGCCCAAGGAGCACAAGAATTAATTATTTACCTTCTTTCTCCCTTAGGTCAAGTACAACTGACCAATTATCGCACTGTGAAAATGCCCTCAGACGTAGAATTACCCGAATTTATTCAGCAGAAATTTAATAACTTTTATACCTCTATGTTCACTCGTAAACACAGCGAGGAAAATCAAAACATCGCCTTTTTAGAATACGCATGGAATATGTCTAGTTGCGATCCTTGTGCAGCAGATCCCCTCAATCCGGAAGAATTAAAACAAGCAGGAGTGTTCTGGTTAGACTCTAAACCAGATGTTTTTATCACGCGTCTCCATCTGCGTTATACCAGAGATAAATTCCCCGAGGATTTGCAATTTCAAGCAACAGCCAATCAAGATCTATTTCAGGGTAGATATATCATCCGTCACCCGTACAATGGGGAAATGGATTGTCAAGAAGCTTCTTCCTATCGTAGTTCAGTTCGCTCCAGACAAGAAACAGAAGCTCAAACCCTCGCTCAGTTAACGGGTTGGTCCGTTGAGGAAATTCGTGAGCAAATTGATTTTTTTCAACCCGAAGAGGTGGAAACTAAGCCTTGGTGGGGGTTTTAA